Proteins encoded together in one Chryseobacterium taklimakanense window:
- a CDS encoding DUF3037 domain-containing protein, with product MQEDKLYEYAVIRLVPKVEREEFFNIGLVMFSKKEKFIRVAFHICPDKFKLMHSKVDYEEVQNSLENFQKIASGDKDGGPIAQLDIPERFRWLTAVRSSVVQTSRPHPGKTKDLDATFARLFEELVR from the coding sequence ATGCAAGAGGATAAGTTATACGAATATGCCGTAATCCGCCTGGTTCCAAAGGTTGAAAGAGAAGAATTTTTCAATATCGGACTGGTGATGTTTTCGAAAAAGGAAAAATTTATCCGGGTGGCGTTTCACATCTGTCCCGATAAATTCAAACTGATGCACAGTAAAGTTGATTACGAAGAAGTGCAAAATTCTCTTGAAAACTTTCAGAAAATTGCCAGTGGCGACAAAGACGGCGGACCAATTGCCCAACTCGACATTCCCGAACGATTCCGCTGGCTAACAGCGGTGAGAAGTTCTGTGGTTCAGACATCCCGGCCACATCCTGGAAAAACAAAGGATTTAGATGCTACGTTTGCGAGGTTGTTTGAGGAGTTGGTGAGGTGA